One window of Gloeothece citriformis PCC 7424 genomic DNA carries:
- a CDS encoding phosphodiester glycosidase family protein translates to MRKDNWYSLGIFSFSLVTVAILYNVNNNSPNHSQKLNPHETSFNSQTLLTSTISNFKTQPVLAQGNFSGLQQGNEITINGRKFPLAWSQWTEGTATRIGISDTGVMNIFGLHLLSTPNPNIQPVVWFNNDPNQPTLLKAKFIAPYRYLDVTDILRDAGTQIQMVGNSLNLTIPPAKIENIRQGNQEWGKRIVIDLDRPTFWLVSQAKNEGAVIFEGVASPELMAQYQPPSTASTQGTTNTDEDDLGSGSNIKFESQLFSLATEKTTTKLLLNLPTAYGIRAFSLSNPPRLVVDVRPDEKVEREITWTPGLIWRQKIIPLKGDSFPVTWLDIDLKSPNIFLKPVTSNPDTLEGTEPIVTIGRNTTASAAINGGFFNRNNRLPLGAIRTNNRWVSGPILNRGAIAWNDRGQVKMGRLRLQETVITNGGNRLPVLYLNSGYVQSGMARYTRDWGATYTPLSDDELIITVQNNQVISQRQGGKAGQNVIPIPNDGYLLAIRKNSVPASALTIGTSLNLESGTIPADFNNYPHILGAGPLLLLNGQIVLDVASEQFSKGFQNQKASRSAIATTRDGKLMVVAVHNRVGGSGASLPELAQILQSLGAVDALNLDGGSSTSLALGGQLIDRSPVTAAKVHNGIGIFIAPNP, encoded by the coding sequence ATGAGAAAAGATAATTGGTATTCCTTGGGTATATTTTCCTTTTCCTTGGTGACGGTAGCTATTCTCTATAATGTCAATAATAATAGCCCCAACCATTCCCAAAAACTTAACCCTCACGAAACTTCATTTAACTCGCAAACTCTCTTAACTAGCACAATTTCTAATTTTAAAACACAACCCGTCTTAGCTCAAGGTAATTTTTCTGGACTTCAACAAGGAAATGAAATTACAATTAATGGACGTAAATTTCCTCTAGCTTGGAGTCAATGGACAGAAGGAACAGCCACTAGAATTGGGATTAGTGATACGGGGGTAATGAATATTTTCGGACTTCATTTATTGAGTACCCCTAACCCTAACATTCAACCCGTTGTCTGGTTTAATAATGATCCCAATCAACCGACACTTTTAAAAGCCAAATTTATTGCCCCTTATCGTTATTTAGATGTCACGGATATTTTACGGGATGCCGGCACACAAATTCAAATGGTTGGTAATAGTTTAAATTTAACGATTCCTCCGGCAAAAATTGAAAACATTCGTCAAGGTAATCAAGAGTGGGGTAAACGAATTGTCATTGATCTCGATCGTCCTACCTTTTGGTTAGTTAGTCAAGCCAAAAATGAAGGAGCAGTCATTTTTGAAGGGGTAGCGAGTCCAGAATTAATGGCTCAATATCAACCCCCATCTACAGCGTCAACCCAAGGAACAACCAATACTGATGAAGATGATCTAGGAAGTGGATCTAATATTAAATTTGAGAGTCAACTGTTTTCTTTAGCAACCGAAAAAACGACGACAAAATTATTATTAAATTTACCCACCGCTTACGGAATTCGGGCGTTTAGTTTATCTAACCCTCCTCGTTTAGTGGTTGATGTTCGTCCCGATGAAAAAGTAGAACGAGAAATAACATGGACACCTGGACTCATTTGGCGACAAAAAATTATTCCGCTTAAAGGAGATTCATTTCCCGTTACTTGGCTAGACATTGATTTAAAATCCCCTAATATTTTCCTCAAACCGGTGACATCTAATCCCGATACTCTAGAAGGAACTGAACCCATTGTTACTATAGGAAGAAACACAACCGCCTCTGCGGCTATTAATGGGGGATTTTTTAACCGGAATAATCGCTTACCTTTAGGGGCAATTCGGACTAATAACCGTTGGGTTTCTGGGCCAATTCTCAACCGAGGGGCGATCGCTTGGAACGATCGAGGACAGGTGAAAATGGGGCGTTTACGTCTGCAAGAAACGGTCATTACTAATGGGGGAAATCGGCTGCCGGTATTGTATCTTAATAGTGGATATGTTCAATCTGGAATGGCACGTTATACCCGTGACTGGGGCGCAACTTATACCCCTTTAAGTGATGATGAATTAATCATTACGGTTCAAAATAATCAAGTCATTAGTCAACGACAAGGGGGAAAAGCCGGTCAAAATGTGATCCCTATTCCTAATGACGGGTATCTGTTAGCTATTCGTAAAAATAGTGTGCCGGCTTCTGCGTTAACCATCGGGACTTCACTTAATTTAGAAAGTGGTACAATTCCGGCAGATTTTAATAATTATCCCCATATTTTAGGGGCAGGGCCTTTATTATTGCTTAATGGTCAGATAGTTCTTGATGTTGCCTCAGAACAGTTTAGCAAAGGGTTTCAAAACCAAAAAGCCTCCCGAAGTGCGATCGCTACCACGAGAGACGGAAAATTAATGGTAGTGGCGGTTCATAACCGAGTCGGGGGATCAGGGGCAAGTTTACCTGAATTAGCCCAAATTTTACAGAGTTTAGGGGCTGTAGATGCCTTAAATTTGGATGGGGGAAGTTCTACGTCTTTGGCGTTGGGAGGTCAATTAATCGATCGTTCTCCGGTGACTGCGGCTAAAGTTCATAATGGTATCGGAATTTTTATCGCCCCTAACCCTTAA
- a CDS encoding VOC family protein — protein sequence MLRPPIEQQITFIYTRNFTRSTQFYEEILKLTLWLDQGSCRIYQVTQDGYIGICQGNEPKNPLPGQQNNLILTLVTQQVDQWYSYLQQEGINLENPPSFNEKYQIYHFFFRDPDGYLIEIQRFGN from the coding sequence ATGCTTCGTCCTCCAATTGAACAACAAATTACTTTTATTTATACTCGTAATTTTACTCGTTCTACTCAATTTTACGAGGAGATTTTAAAATTAACCTTATGGTTAGATCAAGGGAGTTGTCGAATTTATCAAGTCACTCAAGATGGGTACATTGGAATTTGCCAAGGAAATGAGCCAAAAAATCCACTTCCAGGTCAACAAAATAATCTGATTTTAACCTTAGTGACTCAACAAGTTGATCAATGGTATTCCTATCTTCAACAGGAGGGAATTAACCTAGAAAATCCCCCTAGTTTTAATGAAAAATACCAGATTTATCACTTTTTTTTCCGCGATCCGGATGGATATTTAATTGAAATTCAACGGTTTGGAAATTAA
- a CDS encoding threo-3-hydroxy-L-aspartate ammonia-lyase translates to MNNDQLPVTYQQIEAAATRLTKIVHHTPVLTSRTVNQITNAQVFFKCENFQRTGSFKFRGAYNALSQLSPQQKQQGVITYSSGNHAQAIALAGQLLNIPTTIVMPDNAPAVKLAATRGYGAEVILYQPSETEREKVAQKIATERNLTMIPPFDHRDVIAGQGTVATQLIEEVGQLDLLLVCCGGGGLLSGCAIAAKTLCDRCKVIGVEPSQADDATRSFYTQTLVRIHNPDTIADGARTPSLGKLTFPLVLHYVDDMITVSEVAISRAMKFLWERLKIVVEPTGSLATAALLENLVNVQEKRVGVIISGGNVDLNKLSFYLD, encoded by the coding sequence ATGAACAATGACCAATTACCCGTAACTTATCAACAAATTGAAGCCGCCGCAACTCGTCTCACTAAAATTGTTCATCATACCCCCGTTTTAACCTCTAGAACTGTTAATCAAATAACCAACGCTCAAGTATTTTTTAAATGCGAGAATTTTCAGCGCACCGGATCATTTAAATTTCGGGGTGCTTATAACGCTTTATCCCAACTCTCCCCTCAGCAAAAACAACAGGGAGTTATCACTTATTCATCCGGAAACCATGCACAAGCGATCGCCCTTGCCGGTCAACTCCTGAATATTCCCACCACTATAGTCATGCCTGATAACGCTCCTGCTGTCAAGTTAGCGGCAACCAGGGGTTACGGAGCAGAAGTTATTCTCTATCAACCCTCGGAAACCGAACGGGAAAAAGTGGCGCAAAAAATCGCTACTGAACGGAATTTAACGATGATTCCTCCGTTTGATCATCGAGATGTTATTGCCGGTCAGGGAACGGTTGCAACTCAATTAATTGAAGAAGTTGGACAACTGGATTTATTATTAGTCTGTTGTGGGGGTGGGGGGTTACTGTCTGGATGTGCGATCGCAGCAAAAACTCTTTGCGATCGGTGTAAAGTGATTGGGGTAGAACCTTCACAAGCGGATGATGCAACTCGTTCTTTTTATACCCAAACTCTGGTCAGAATTCATAACCCTGATACTATCGCAGATGGAGCTAGAACACCCTCTTTAGGAAAGCTAACTTTTCCCTTAGTTTTGCATTATGTAGATGACATGATTACGGTTTCTGAAGTGGCGATTAGTCGCGCGATGAAATTTTTATGGGAGCGTCTAAAAATTGTGGTTGAACCCACAGGGAGTTTAGCAACGGCGGCCTTATTAGAAAACCTGGTTAATGTTCAAGAAAAACGAGTCGGTGTGATTATTAGTGGGGGTAATGTAGACTTAAATAAATTATCATTTTATTTAGATTAA
- a CDS encoding HAD-IB family phosphatase has protein sequence MEQSWKNIVFCDFDGTITAIETFVGMLKTFAPELSAQIMPQLYERKLTLREGVRTILESIPSSCYGDVLTYAQDKPIRPGLPELLDFLDSKNIPFVVISGGVKGMVETVLERHGLLKRVEGIWAVEIDTSQDYFQVHSPVEGETELVAKVEVMANYSAEKTIAIGDSVTDINMALKADLVFARDRLIDYMKIENKSYIPWTDFFDIKDYLVKHL, from the coding sequence TTGGAACAATCTTGGAAAAATATTGTTTTTTGTGATTTTGATGGCACGATCACCGCGATCGAAACCTTTGTCGGAATGCTTAAAACATTTGCTCCCGAATTATCCGCCCAAATTATGCCTCAACTCTATGAACGAAAGCTAACTTTAAGAGAAGGGGTAAGAACAATTTTAGAATCTATTCCCTCGTCTTGTTATGGGGATGTTTTAACCTATGCTCAAGATAAACCGATTCGCCCAGGTTTACCAGAATTATTAGATTTTCTTGATAGTAAAAATATTCCTTTTGTGGTGATTTCTGGTGGGGTAAAGGGAATGGTAGAAACCGTTTTAGAGCGTCATGGACTTCTGAAACGAGTTGAGGGTATTTGGGCGGTAGAAATAGACACAAGTCAGGATTATTTTCAAGTTCATTCCCCTGTAGAAGGAGAAACGGAATTAGTCGCTAAAGTGGAAGTAATGGCTAATTATTCGGCTGAAAAAACCATTGCTATTGGAGACTCAGTCACAGATATTAATATGGCCTTAAAAGCGGATCTGGTGTTTGCCCGCGATCGGTTGATAGACTATATGAAAATAGAAAATAAATCTTATATTCCCTGGACTGATTTTTTTGATATAAAAGACTATTTAGTGAAACATTTATAA
- the mtnB gene encoding methylthioribulose 1-phosphate dehydratase: MNSDPRQDLIHAATQFYQLGWMVGTAGNLSAKLPDGSFWITASGKSKGQLTENDFVRVSPDGEVLESPHPQNRPSAETSIHQTLYSLFPDANACYHVHSIEANLVSRFTEKDNLPLPPLEMLKGLGVWTENPEVVMPVFKNYLEVPRIAAEIGDRFKLSPPDVPALLIVYHGVTVWADSPEKAKNYLEIAEYIFRYIVASHQLSL, from the coding sequence ATGAACAGCGATCCTCGTCAAGATTTAATTCATGCCGCTACCCAATTTTATCAACTCGGTTGGATGGTGGGCACAGCCGGCAATCTTTCTGCTAAACTGCCGGATGGGAGCTTTTGGATTACGGCCAGTGGAAAAAGTAAAGGCCAATTGACAGAAAATGATTTTGTCAGAGTTTCCCCAGACGGTGAAGTTTTAGAGTCTCCCCATCCTCAAAACCGTCCCTCTGCTGAAACCAGTATTCATCAAACCCTTTATTCTCTGTTTCCCGATGCTAACGCCTGTTATCATGTCCATTCTATTGAAGCTAATTTAGTCTCTCGTTTCACTGAAAAGGATAATTTACCGTTACCTCCCCTGGAAATGTTAAAAGGGTTAGGAGTCTGGACAGAAAACCCAGAAGTTGTCATGCCGGTGTTTAAAAATTACCTCGAAGTGCCTCGTATTGCGGCGGAAATTGGCGATCGTTTTAAACTGAGTCCCCCTGATGTTCCTGCCCTTTTAATTGTCTATCATGGGGTAACGGTTTGGGCAGACTCGCCAGAAAAAGCGAAAAATTATCTCGAAATTGCTGAGTATATTTTCCGTTATATTGTTGCCTCTCACCAACTAAGTCTATAA
- a CDS encoding bifunctional nuclease family protein, translated as MIEMQVASVALDIITKNPRVLLKDVSDNYFISIEIGPKEAQSIMVAIQQQKLNRPMTHDLFASFFNVCKLQLQKIIIHSLEENTFFANLCVQQGEITHEIDSRPSDAIALALRTNSSIWVTEKLIRLAGIPLDGDLENSLQSNSKTTLKSVQLLQQLKKAIVSSVDLGETDKIEALEQVDILIKVLSHPQDHTAKKTAKTAIKILLGTVAIIPPKAKVVEAYKKLMPEILSLLSL; from the coding sequence ATGATTGAAATGCAAGTGGCCTCTGTCGCCTTAGATATAATTACCAAAAATCCCAGAGTATTACTGAAAGATGTCTCAGATAATTATTTTATATCTATTGAGATTGGGCCAAAAGAAGCACAGTCAATTATGGTCGCTATTCAACAGCAAAAACTGAACCGACCGATGACTCATGATTTATTTGCTAGTTTTTTCAATGTTTGTAAACTTCAGTTACAAAAAATTATTATTCATTCTTTAGAAGAAAATACATTTTTTGCTAATTTGTGTGTTCAACAAGGGGAAATTACCCATGAAATAGATAGTCGTCCTAGTGATGCCATTGCTCTTGCTTTACGGACTAATAGCTCTATCTGGGTGACAGAAAAATTAATTAGACTTGCTGGTATTCCTCTCGATGGAGACCTAGAAAATTCTCTACAATCTAATTCAAAAACTACCTTAAAATCCGTTCAATTATTGCAACAATTAAAAAAAGCGATCGTCAGTTCCGTTGACCTTGGGGAAACCGATAAAATCGAAGCTTTAGAACAAGTGGATATTTTAATTAAAGTCCTGAGTCATCCTCAAGATCATACCGCTAAAAAAACCGCTAAAACGGCGATTAAAATTCTCTTGGGAACGGTAGCTATTATTCCCCCAAAGGCTAAAGTAGTAGAAGCTTATAAAAAATTGATGCCTGAGATTTTATCTTTACTATCCTTGTAA
- the dapB gene encoding 4-hydroxy-tetrahydrodipicolinate reductase — MTKESPIPVVVNGAAGKMGKEVIKAVSQAEDMMLVGAVDLNPKYRGEDAGEVAGCGPVEVPILDDLQSVLVLATQEKVQGVMVDFTHPDGVYDNIRSAIAYGVRPVVGTTGLSGEQIKDLGEFAEKASTGCLIVPNFSIGMILLQQAAVQASQYFDHVEIIELHHNQKADAPSGTAIKTAEMLSELGKSFNPAKVEETETIRGSRGGITEENIHIHSVRLPGFIAHQEVIFGSTGQIYTLRHDTTDRSSFMPGVLLAIRKVTQLKSLIYGLEKIL; from the coding sequence ATGACCAAAGAATCCCCTATCCCCGTCGTTGTTAATGGGGCAGCCGGTAAAATGGGAAAAGAAGTGATTAAAGCCGTTTCCCAAGCAGAAGATATGATGTTAGTAGGGGCAGTCGACCTAAACCCCAAATACCGAGGAGAGGATGCGGGAGAAGTGGCCGGATGTGGCCCTGTGGAAGTACCGATTTTAGATGACCTTCAAAGTGTTTTAGTCTTGGCAACTCAGGAAAAAGTGCAAGGGGTAATGGTGGATTTTACTCATCCCGATGGAGTCTATGATAACATCCGCAGTGCGATCGCCTATGGAGTGCGGCCAGTGGTGGGAACAACCGGACTCAGTGGAGAACAAATTAAAGACTTAGGAGAATTTGCCGAAAAAGCTAGCACCGGCTGTTTAATTGTGCCTAACTTTTCTATAGGAATGATTTTATTACAACAAGCCGCCGTACAAGCCTCTCAATATTTTGATCATGTAGAAATTATCGAACTGCACCATAATCAAAAAGCAGATGCTCCCAGTGGAACAGCGATTAAAACCGCCGAAATGCTCTCAGAATTAGGAAAAAGTTTTAATCCGGCTAAAGTAGAAGAAACCGAAACAATCCGAGGGTCTAGAGGGGGAATTACCGAGGAAAATATTCATATTCATAGTGTACGATTGCCCGGTTTTATTGCTCACCAAGAAGTGATTTTTGGGTCAACCGGTCAAATTTATACCTTACGTCACGATACCACAGATCGATCGAGTTTTATGCCTGGGGTATTATTGGCAATTCGGAAAGTGACTCAACTTAAATCGTTAATTTATGGATTAGAAAAAATATTATAG
- a CDS encoding DUF429 domain-containing protein: protein MKFIGIDLAWSSGYSGVCALVWQENQLQLVELNRLEKIAEILSWLDDFVSPCEGALIAVDAPTLIFNQTGMRLPDKLTHHYFHRYHAGCYPANLSRPFAAQTVGFGLSLEQRGFIHAPTIDPQQVGRYQIEVFPHPAMVNLFKLSKILKYKKGRLDSRKLELIKLYHYTVNQLTVYQPQLNLNQSFFDLGSRLQQSITGKELKEIEDKLDSLICAYVGAYWWYWGKDKNLILGDASTGYIIIPAPFSEMLGFVPQPNLHNKKI from the coding sequence ATGAAATTTATTGGAATTGATCTAGCTTGGTCATCGGGTTATAGTGGGGTTTGTGCTTTAGTTTGGCAAGAGAATCAACTTCAATTAGTAGAACTCAACCGATTAGAAAAGATAGCAGAAATTTTAAGTTGGTTAGATGATTTTGTTTCTCCTTGTGAGGGGGCTTTAATTGCTGTCGATGCTCCGACTTTAATTTTTAATCAAACGGGAATGAGATTACCCGATAAACTGACTCATCACTATTTTCATCGGTATCATGCGGGGTGTTATCCGGCTAATTTATCCCGTCCTTTTGCTGCTCAGACGGTAGGGTTTGGGTTAAGTTTAGAGCAACGGGGGTTTATTCATGCTCCTACTATTGACCCTCAACAAGTCGGACGATATCAAATTGAAGTTTTTCCTCATCCGGCGATGGTCAATTTATTTAAATTGTCGAAAATTTTAAAGTATAAAAAAGGTCGCTTAGACTCTCGAAAGTTAGAATTAATTAAATTATATCACTATACTGTTAATCAATTAACTGTTTATCAACCCCAATTAAATTTAAATCAGTCATTTTTCGACCTAGGGAGTCGCCTACAACAGTCTATTACAGGAAAAGAACTCAAAGAAATAGAAGATAAACTTGATAGTCTGATTTGTGCTTATGTGGGGGCTTATTGGTGGTATTGGGGCAAAGATAAAAACTTAATTTTAGGAGATGCTAGCACTGGTTATATTATTATTCCTGCTCCTTTTTCTGAAATGTTGGGTTTCGTTCCTCAACCCAACCTACATAATAAAAAAATATAA
- a CDS encoding NADP-dependent isocitrate dehydrogenase, whose protein sequence is MYEKIKPPTTGSKITFQDGKPIVPDDPIIPFIRGDGTGVDIWPATEKVINAAVETAYGGKRKINWFRIFAGDEACEVYGTYQYLPQDTLTAISEYGIAIKGPLTTPIGGGIRSLNVALRQIFELYACVRPCRYYQGTPSPHKNPDKLDVIVYRENTEDIYLGIEWREGTEIADKLIHYLNETLIPATPEHGKKQIRLDSGIGVKPISKTGSQRLVRRAIEHALRLPKHKQKVTLVHKGNIMKYTEGAFRDWGYELATSEFRDECVTERESWILSNKEKNPDLTIEENAQQVEPGYNALTAEKKAEICAEVKEVLDQIWATHGEGKWKDKIMVDDRIADSIFQQIQTRPDEYSILATMNLNGDYLSDAAAAIVGGLGMGPGANIGDTCAIFEATHGTAPKHAGLDRINPGSVILSGVMMLEYMGWQEAADLIKKGIGAAISNREVTYDLARLMDPPVSPPLKCSEFAQAIINHFKD, encoded by the coding sequence ATGTACGAAAAAATAAAACCCCCTACCACTGGCTCTAAAATTACCTTTCAAGACGGCAAACCGATTGTTCCTGATGACCCGATTATTCCCTTCATTCGGGGTGATGGAACAGGGGTAGATATTTGGCCTGCTACAGAAAAAGTGATCAACGCTGCGGTTGAAACTGCCTATGGTGGCAAACGAAAGATCAATTGGTTTAGAATTTTTGCGGGTGATGAAGCTTGTGAAGTCTATGGGACTTATCAGTATTTACCCCAGGATACTCTAACAGCCATTTCCGAATATGGGATTGCAATCAAAGGGCCTTTGACAACTCCTATCGGTGGTGGTATTCGTTCGTTAAATGTGGCGTTGCGCCAAATTTTTGAGTTATACGCCTGTGTTCGTCCCTGTCGTTATTACCAAGGAACGCCTTCTCCTCACAAAAACCCGGATAAACTCGATGTCATTGTCTATCGGGAAAATACTGAAGATATTTATTTAGGGATTGAATGGCGAGAAGGTACAGAAATTGCCGATAAACTGATTCATTATCTCAATGAAACTTTAATTCCGGCTACTCCAGAACATGGCAAAAAACAAATCCGTTTAGATTCAGGAATTGGAGTCAAACCGATTAGTAAAACCGGTTCACAACGGTTAGTCCGTCGCGCCATTGAACACGCTTTACGCTTACCCAAACACAAGCAAAAAGTGACCTTAGTTCATAAAGGGAATATTATGAAATATACCGAAGGCGCTTTTCGAGATTGGGGGTATGAATTAGCCACCAGTGAATTTAGGGATGAGTGTGTCACAGAAAGAGAATCTTGGATTTTGAGTAATAAAGAAAAAAATCCAGATTTAACCATTGAAGAAAATGCCCAACAAGTTGAACCGGGATATAATGCCCTTACCGCAGAAAAGAAAGCAGAAATCTGTGCAGAAGTTAAAGAGGTTCTTGATCAGATTTGGGCAACTCATGGGGAAGGAAAATGGAAAGATAAAATTATGGTAGATGACCGCATTGCCGATAGTATTTTCCAACAGATTCAAACCCGTCCCGATGAATATTCAATATTAGCAACCATGAATTTAAATGGAGATTACCTCTCTGATGCTGCTGCCGCCATTGTGGGCGGTTTAGGCATGGGGCCAGGGGCTAATATTGGGGATACTTGTGCCATTTTTGAAGCGACTCATGGAACTGCACCTAAACACGCCGGATTAGATCGAATTAATCCCGGTTCGGTCATTCTTTCTGGGGTGATGATGTTAGAATACATGGGCTGGCAAGAAGCAGCAGACTTGATTAAAAAAGGCATCGGGGCAGCTATTTCTAATCGAGAAGTGACCTATGATTTAGCCCGATTAATGGACCCTCCCGTTTCTCCTCCTTTGAAATGTTCTGAATTTGCCCAAGCGATTATTAATCATTTCAAGGATTAA
- the nadA gene encoding quinolinate synthase NadA: MFTTVRPEQKPINPFIPYDLFTAIDELKRELNAVILAHYYQDPDIQDIADYIGDSLGLSQQAAATSADVIVFAGVHFMAETAKILNPDKLVLLPDLNAGCSLADSCPPQEFAQFKAKYPDHLVVSYINCSAEIKAMSDIICTSSNAVKIVNQIPEDQPIIFAPDRNLGRYVMEQTGRDLVLWQGSCIVHETFSEKKIIQLLMEYPKAEFIAHPECEPSVLRHASYIGSTTALLTYSQKSGSDTFIVATEPGIIHQMQKEAPNKRFIPAPAMNNCLCNECPHMRLNTLEKLYLAMKNKSPEITLPEHIRVAALLPIERMLEMSK; the protein is encoded by the coding sequence GTGTTTACTACTGTACGACCTGAACAAAAACCGATCAACCCTTTTATTCCTTATGATTTATTTACAGCGATCGACGAACTGAAACGAGAATTGAACGCTGTTATCTTAGCTCATTACTACCAAGACCCTGATATTCAAGATATTGCTGACTATATCGGCGATTCTCTAGGACTTTCTCAACAAGCCGCCGCTACCAGTGCAGATGTGATTGTGTTTGCGGGGGTTCACTTCATGGCAGAAACCGCCAAAATTCTCAATCCTGACAAACTGGTATTATTACCGGATCTTAATGCTGGGTGTTCTTTAGCGGATAGTTGCCCTCCCCAAGAATTTGCCCAATTTAAAGCGAAATATCCCGATCATTTGGTGGTGTCTTACATTAACTGTAGTGCGGAAATTAAAGCGATGAGTGATATTATCTGCACCAGTTCTAATGCGGTAAAAATTGTCAACCAAATTCCCGAAGATCAACCGATTATTTTTGCTCCCGATCGCAATTTAGGGCGTTATGTAATGGAACAAACGGGACGAGATTTAGTATTATGGCAAGGGAGTTGTATTGTTCATGAAACCTTCTCGGAAAAGAAAATTATTCAACTGTTGATGGAATATCCAAAAGCAGAATTTATTGCTCATCCGGAATGCGAACCTTCTGTATTACGTCATGCGAGTTATATTGGATCAACGACAGCATTATTAACCTATTCCCAGAAAAGTGGGAGTGATACCTTTATTGTGGCGACAGAACCGGGTATTATTCATCAAATGCAGAAAGAAGCACCGAATAAACGCTTTATTCCTGCACCAGCGATGAATAATTGTCTGTGTAATGAATGTCCTCACATGAGACTAAATACCCTAGAAAAATTGTATTTAGCCATGAAAAATAAAAGCCCTGAGATTACTTTACCCGAACATATCCGAGTGGCAGCATTATTGCCCATTGAACGAATGCTAGAAATGTCGAAATAG
- a CDS encoding SDR family oxidoreductase, with protein sequence MNKQANNQLIAITGVTKGLGRAMVDQFIEKGHTIIGCGRSQQEINHLKTIYPSHHFFVVDVSDGKDVQQWANQVIENIGTPEYLINNAAIINRPDALWNITEEEFSQLIDINIKGVANTIRAFLPAMIEKKSGMIINFSSGWGRSTSPEVVPYCTSKWAIEGLSQGLSQEVPKGIGVIALNPGIINTEMLQTCWGEGAKHYSTPEQWAKKAVPFILKLHSKDNGKSLTV encoded by the coding sequence ATGAATAAACAAGCAAATAATCAATTGATTGCTATCACAGGAGTCACCAAAGGACTGGGACGGGCAATGGTTGACCAATTTATAGAAAAAGGACATACTATAATAGGCTGTGGACGTTCTCAACAAGAAATTAACCATCTGAAGACGATTTACCCGTCTCATCATTTTTTTGTTGTGGATGTATCCGACGGAAAAGACGTACAACAATGGGCTAATCAAGTCATTGAAAATATAGGAACACCAGAGTATTTAATTAATAATGCTGCTATTATCAATCGTCCGGATGCCTTATGGAATATTACAGAAGAAGAATTTTCCCAATTAATTGATATTAATATTAAAGGAGTTGCTAATACCATTCGGGCTTTTTTACCGGCAATGATCGAGAAAAAATCGGGAATGATCATTAATTTTTCTTCTGGGTGGGGACGGTCTACCTCTCCTGAAGTTGTCCCTTATTGTACCTCCAAATGGGCAATAGAAGGATTATCTCAAGGATTATCCCAAGAAGTGCCCAAAGGGATAGGAGTAATTGCCTTAAATCCAGGAATTATTAATACTGAAATGTTGCAAACTTGTTGGGGAGAAGGGGCTAAACATTATTCTACGCCTGAACAATGGGCTAAAAAAGCAGTTCCCTTTATCTTAAAACTGCACAGTAAAGACAATGGTAAATCTCTCACAGTTTAG